A section of the Pedobacter sp. HDW13 genome encodes:
- a CDS encoding tetratricopeptide repeat protein, whose product MNYFKQAILALIIFSSTGSFAQGNYERSMQAMMKGDYKTAAAQLEKASAKTPDNANVLQMLGYSYFQNREYEKCIDTYSRLLVIKPNEVSAYYYRGIARLKIANDPKESLSAMRDNFYQASLKDFTKAIEISGEEDTQMFQNRGLAYKDYAIFKSFKAKKKDEKAACVALFNNSIADFQKVLTLQPLRKDIIDWVTYDKAQIATLK is encoded by the coding sequence ATGAACTATTTTAAACAGGCGATTTTAGCACTTATTATTTTTTCATCAACAGGCAGTTTTGCACAGGGTAACTACGAAAGAAGCATGCAGGCAATGATGAAAGGTGATTATAAAACAGCCGCTGCACAATTGGAAAAAGCCAGTGCCAAGACTCCCGACAATGCAAATGTATTGCAGATGCTTGGTTATTCGTATTTCCAGAACCGGGAGTATGAAAAGTGTATTGATACTTATAGCCGCTTACTAGTGATAAAACCAAATGAGGTTTCGGCTTACTACTACCGTGGAATAGCCAGGTTAAAAATTGCCAACGATCCGAAAGAATCGTTAAGTGCCATGCGCGACAATTTTTATCAGGCATCGCTTAAAGATTTTACAAAGGCAATTGAAATTAGTGGTGAAGAAGATACCCAGATGTTTCAGAACCGTGGTTTAGCCTATAAAGACTATGCAATATTTAAATCGTTTAAAGCCAAGAAAAAAGACGAAAAAGCCGCATGCGTAGCTCTTTTTAATAATTCAATTGCCGATTTTCAGAAAGTACTCACTTTGCAACCACTTAGAAAAGATATTATCGATTGGGTAACTTATGATAAGGCACAAATTGCCACTTTAAAATAA
- the gpmI gene encoding 2,3-bisphosphoglycerate-independent phosphoglycerate mutase, giving the protein MVNNKKLALIILDGWGYGKQDNSDAAYAANTPFFDSLLQNYPNSKLEASGEAVGLPAGQMGNSEVGHMNLGAGRVVYQELGRINKAIADRELHNSPVLVNAFDYAKKNNKAVHFIGLVSNGGVHAHIEHLKALCDAANESTVKSYVHAFLDGRDTDPNSGLGFIADLQNHIQNTGAKLATLVGRYYAMDRDNRWERVKQAYDVMVNGIGEKTQDALAAIKKSYDENITDEFLKPVVLTQDNGAPVATIQPDDVVICFNFRTDRGREITTALTQKDFPEQQMHKLPLYYVTMTTYDESFEKVNVIFTKDDLTKTIGEVLADNNKNQIRIAETEKYPHVTFFFSGGREAEFANEKRILIPSPKVATYDLQPEMSAAGITDAITKEMETGWADFICLNFANPDMVGHTGVFEAVVKAVETADKCAETVVKTGLANGYSFILLADHGNSEYMVNGDGSVNTAHTTNLVPCILIDNDYKTIADGKLGDIAPTVLRILGVDIPAEMTGNVLV; this is encoded by the coding sequence ATGGTAAACAATAAAAAACTCGCGCTTATAATTCTAGATGGTTGGGGCTACGGAAAACAAGATAATTCTGATGCTGCCTATGCTGCTAACACTCCTTTTTTCGATTCGTTATTACAGAATTATCCAAATTCTAAGCTTGAAGCATCTGGTGAGGCCGTAGGTTTACCAGCCGGACAAATGGGAAACTCGGAAGTGGGTCACATGAATTTAGGTGCCGGCCGCGTGGTTTACCAGGAACTGGGCAGAATAAACAAAGCAATTGCCGACCGCGAGCTGCACAACAGCCCTGTTTTAGTAAACGCATTCGATTACGCTAAAAAGAACAACAAAGCAGTGCATTTTATCGGTTTGGTATCAAACGGTGGTGTACATGCACATATCGAACATTTAAAAGCACTTTGCGATGCTGCGAACGAATCGACCGTAAAAAGTTATGTACACGCCTTTTTAGATGGCCGCGATACTGACCCGAACTCAGGTTTAGGTTTTATTGCCGATTTACAAAACCACATTCAAAATACAGGTGCCAAATTAGCTACTTTAGTTGGCCGTTATTACGCTATGGACCGCGACAACCGTTGGGAACGTGTTAAACAGGCTTATGATGTAATGGTTAACGGTATTGGCGAAAAAACACAGGATGCTTTGGCTGCCATCAAAAAATCGTACGATGAAAATATTACCGACGAGTTCTTAAAACCTGTTGTACTTACACAGGATAACGGTGCTCCGGTAGCTACTATCCAACCTGATGACGTAGTGATTTGCTTTAACTTCCGTACGGATAGAGGTCGTGAAATTACCACTGCGCTAACGCAAAAAGATTTCCCTGAGCAACAAATGCACAAACTGCCATTGTATTATGTAACCATGACTACGTATGATGAAAGTTTTGAAAAAGTAAATGTAATTTTCACCAAAGATGACCTGACCAAAACCATTGGCGAAGTTTTGGCCGATAACAATAAAAACCAGATCCGGATTGCTGAAACAGAAAAGTATCCACACGTTACTTTCTTTTTCTCTGGAGGCAGGGAAGCTGAATTTGCAAACGAAAAACGCATTTTAATTCCTTCGCCAAAAGTGGCAACCTACGATTTACAGCCAGAAATGAGCGCTGCAGGAATTACCGATGCCATTACCAAAGAAATGGAAACCGGTTGGGCAGATTTTATCTGTTTAAATTTTGCAAACCCTGATATGGTTGGTCATACCGGTGTTTTCGAAGCTGTAGTAAAAGCAGTAGAAACTGCCGATAAGTGTGCAGAAACTGTAGTCAAAACCGGACTTGCAAATGGCTATTCATTTATCCTTTTGGCAGATCATGGCAACTCAGAATATATGGTAAATGGCGATGGCTCTGTTAACACTGCCCACACGACTAATCTGGTTCCATGTATTTTAATCGATAATGACTACAAAACCATTGCTGACGGTAAACTAGGCGACATCGCCCCTACTGTCTTAAGGATTTTAGGTGTTGACATTCCTGCAGAAATGACTGGAAACGTTTTAGTATAA
- a CDS encoding DUF4783 domain-containing protein, protein MIRSLFLLIFSLSSLYRPTAMQADIIDDLSSYFKAGNAKEIAKNFASTIELIIVDEEDVYSKAQGEQILRDFFIKHPPTKTSIFHKINTNPNYRFGVVILSTPKETFRVSITMKKFNTAFSITELRIEPAKD, encoded by the coding sequence ATGATCCGGAGCTTATTCTTATTAATCTTTAGTTTATCATCATTATACCGTCCCACAGCTATGCAGGCTGATATTATTGATGATTTGTCGTCGTATTTTAAGGCGGGCAATGCGAAAGAAATTGCCAAAAATTTTGCCTCTACCATCGAACTGATTATTGTTGATGAAGAAGATGTATACTCAAAAGCACAGGGTGAACAGATTTTAAGAGACTTTTTTATCAAGCATCCGCCCACCAAAACAAGTATTTTTCATAAAATTAATACCAACCCCAATTACCGTTTTGGCGTAGTTATTTTGAGTACCCCCAAAGAAACTTTCAGGGTTTCGATTACCATGAAAAAGTTTAATACTGCGTTTTCTATTACTGAGCTGAGAATTGAGCCAGCCAAGGATTAA